From the Pelorhabdus rhamnosifermentans genome, the window GAATTGATTTATTTATCAGAAGATGTGAAAGCTTCTTTGGAACGGCATCTTCACAAGAAAATAAACCGTGGGCCTCATTTTGCCTCACGGTTTCTCAGTCATACGCATTTTTTGACCAGAAGTAACCTTGCTAAAGCTGTTAATTTTTCGGATATGGCTGGCATCATGTTTTTTGATCATCTCTTTCATAATTTGGATCGTACGAATAATCGGCGAAATTTGCTGATAAGAAATGAAGAAGCCGGCGCCAAAATTTATGCTATCGATCACTCCCATTTGTTTTATCGTGGGCGCTGGGAATTGACGGCTCTAAAGCGAATGGAAGAGCTTATTAAAGTCAATAGTTCTAGAATTTATGGGGTTTTGTTAAGACGTTATCTTGATCCACAGGATTTTGTTCCTTATGTGACGAGATTTTGCGAGATTCCGGATGAAAAAATTTTGGATATGATGGCACATATTCCCACTGAGTGGCAGGTAACAAATGAGCAGAAAGCAGCCTTAACTCACTTTATTGGTTGCCGTCGTCAATTAGCGGAGGACATCTGTGAAGCCATCTGTCGTCTAATCCCTGATAAAAACAGGCGTACCTAGTGACGCAAGGGAAAAGATATCTTCTGCATGGACATTGTGCATGCGGATACAACCGTTGGAAACCATCTGACCGATGAGCCACGGCTTGCTGAAAACGTGAATATAAGAACATGACATTTAGATTGTTTCCCATGATATTTTAAATTCAGGAAGTTTCTTTCGCGCGCCTTTTCCTTGATGGTGGTCGGTTCGTGTAATGGTTACTTTGGAAAGGAGAGCATGAATGATTTGCTTCTTTTCTTCTGGGTTTAACTCATTACCTGATTCTATCAATGGGCGTAACTTGTTAAATGTTTCCTCAAGTGAGGGAGTAACAATCATTTCTTTTGATTCTGGTGGTTTTAATATATTTTTTCGTTCTTGGATGCCTGTTAGCTGTGTCTTAATTTCGGATAATTCCTTTTCCGCTTCTTCTTCAGATAACATTTGCTGTCTAAACCACTTAGCAATCGTCTCACGGCGTTTTATAAGCTCGCCTTCCAAACTAATCAGACGTAGTAAGTCCGTGCCATTGTCAGCCTTCTTATGATTTTTAGACATGAATTTCTTTAGCTCAGCTGGATTATAAATTGCTTTCAGCAACTTGTTCCATAGGTCAGTGTCAATAGCATCCGCTGGTAAGGTCCTGCTTTCACATGTTATGCCAGCGTTTCTCCGGTTTGCATAACGTTGCGTTGCACATTGATAATAGGCTTTATATGTGCCGTTCCGAAATAAGCAGTGATGCGTAAGCATTCTGCATCCGCATACGCCGCAGAAAAGGATGCCCGACAGTAAAAAAGGATAGGCTAGTGGTTTTCTGGGAGTAGCCTTGTTCGCTTTTAGGTGCTGCTGGACTCGTTCAAAAGTTATTTTGTCAATAATAGGCGGTACAGGGATGCTAATCCATTCGTCTTTAGGGCGTTCCATTTTTATTTTGGTTTTTATTCCAACTTTTTTATAGCGCTTTTTCATACTGATAAACGTCCCAGTATAGGTCATATTTGTCAGTAGGTTGTGTATGGAAGAAGTAGGCCATAAATATTTTCCAGTAGGGGAAGGGATGACAAGACGGTTTAACTCTTTTTGGATGCCTTGCACACTTAGATTATTTGTTGTGGCCATATAAAAAATTTTTTGTACCACTTCAGATTCCCCTTTGTTGATGATATAGCTACAATTTTTCTTGTCATAGTCATAGCCGAATAGACCAAAGTCCATAATAATTTTGCCTTGAGAGGCTTTTTTCCTTTTTCCGCGAAGAGTCCGATCTAATATCTTCGCTTTCTCAAATTCAGCTATGGCTCCACGCATGGAGAAAAATAGGCGTCCGTCTGGACTTGCATCATAGTCCCCTGTGACAAAATGCAGTGCTACCTTTGATTTTTCTATTTCTTCAGCAACAAGTAGCTGAATGGATAATTTTCTAGCCAACCGATCAGGATCATAAACGACAACCGATTCGATACTTCCGGCTGCAACATCATCACGTAATCTAGTGAGTGCCGGCCGATCGATAAATTCGCCGGAATAACCGTCATCTATGTATTCGATAATGTTTGTTTCACCTTGCTTGACTAGAAATGCTTTACATGCAGCGGCTTGGTCCGAAAGCGAATAGCCCCTTTTTGCCTGATCTTCTGTGCTGACGCGGCAATAAATAGCTTTAGCCATAGTATCACTTCTTTAGTAATGTTTGTTTATTGGGTAATTAAACGCAGGGATATGCTTAACTCTGTAAAAATAAGGTTCAGTTTTTTTATAAACATAAAGACACAGCATGACTAATGTTCGCTGTGTCTTTTGCTACGGTAAATCTTATTATTAGTGAGTTCGTATATTTTTTAAGATTTTTTCAGTATTATACAATTTGTTAAATCTAGTATTTTATCTAATTTGTCTTCAATGCGTGAAATAGAAATTTTGTTTGTGCCGAGTTCTCCAACTTGATGAGTAAGGGCGCTGATAAAAGCACTGTTTTCTTTTTCTTGGGCATGGACTTTACTCAGCTCTCTCTCAATATTTCCCAGCGATTCTAATACTAAATGCTGAAATTCTTCATTAGTCATGTTGTCACCTCACCGTTGCTATGATTCTGTATAGTTACATTATATTTCAAGATTTTCAAAGTGCCAAGTCCTGAAAGTTTGTTGAAGCGTGTTAGAACGCTTTGACTTATTAGGTTGATTGTTATCAACAAGACAATCTTTTACCGCATATATTTTACGGGGGTGGTGAAGTGATTATTGAGGAGGATTCTTCAATGCCGATTACTCCGAAGATGATTGAAACTTTTCATCGGTTGTTAGCCGAAATTATCATGAAGCACATAGAAGAAAAAGAAGCTGAAATATCGACGAAAGATGCCGGTTAATACCGGCTGCAATAAAAATGGACAAGCAATACGTGACAGGAACAGTAGGGGGCAGCTTCGTCAACTAATAAAAGAAGGCCTAATGGCCTTCAAATAGCTTGCAGATTAACCATATGAGTGCGATCGTTCCTAACGGAGTAACAATCAACAGCATTGAATTTTGGATGATTTCAATAGCCAAGCTAATCTCCCCCTGTACCTAGTGTATGCATAGTTATCACTGTACAGAACTTGGAGATGTAAGCAATTTTTTGCTTCGACTGTGGTAAAATGGTGTCAGGTAAAAAAATATTTTACAATAATGATATTAGGCAGTGGTCGTAAGGAATTGATCTAAGTTAAGGAAACTTATTCAGAGGAGGTGTCGTATGTCACAGAATATTAAATATACACATACGAATATAATTGCAAAGGATTGGAAAAGCTTAGCTTCATTCTACATTGAAGTTTTCCAGTGCGAACCAATTTATCCTGAAAGAAATTTGACAGGTGAATGGATTGATAAAATTACTGGGATAGAAAATGTTCGAATTAGAGGAATGCATCTTAAATTACCAGGTTATACAGATGGTCCGACCTTGGAAATCTTTGAATATGAACCAAGCAATCTAAGTAACGCTAAAACAGTTATAAATTGTCAAGGTTTGACCCATTTAGCTTTTCATGTGGATTCAGTGGAGGATGTATTAAAAAAGTTGTTGGACAATGGCGGAGAGCAGCTTGGTGAATTAATTATTCAGAAATATGAGGGTATAGGTACTTTAACAGTTGTTTATGCATGCGATCCAGAGGGGAATATAATTGAAATACAAAACTGGGGAAAATAAATTTTGATGATATTAAGAGCCGCAAGGCTCTTTTTTTCTTTAGAAAAAAATAATTTGGATTAATTCGACTCTATTATCCACATTTTTCTTAAAACTCCTGCTAAATTGTGTCTAATACATGGAGGGGAGGGAAAAATATGGATAAGTTTTATGATATTTTAGCAATAATGGAGAAATTACGTCAAGAGATGAATGAAGTTGCAACTCAAAAAAGTATTAACGATCCAGAAGTATTAGACGTTAGTAAAAAACTTGATGAAATTCTCAATCAGTATCAAAAATTATTGCGTAAGAAACAGAAATGAAACGTAAAAAAACCGCCAATACGGCGGTTTTTGGTTTTGAGGCGAGGACATCTGATGTCCTCGAGATGATTTTTTTTTATGGATGAGCAGGGAAAGTTCGAAGCTGTCATAAATTTGTCATAAAGCTATAGTATTATAAAATAACATGATAATGTTATTTATTATATATTCGCCTAAAGGGCGGGGGAAGAAGGTCAACAAAATTGGTTAATGCTAAAAGACAAGGAAAAGGGTTTATGTTAGCCGTATTATTTCTCTTGGGAGTAGCTGGCATAATTAGTTACAATACCAGCCCAACTTACGCTGCTGAACAATCCTCTTCTGCTATCGGCGTTGTGGACTATCAATTTTTAGTATCACAGCATCCTGATATGGTAGTGGCACAACAAACTATAAATGAAGCACTTGGGCAA encodes:
- a CDS encoding HipA family kinase codes for the protein MLATKYIGPVGRGVTRPEIVWADDDFAYVVKLQNNRMGRQVLVNEYIAQELGRMMNLCFPPSELIYLSEDVKASLERHLHKKINRGPHFASRFLSHTHFLTRSNLAKAVNFSDMAGIMFFDHLFHNLDRTNNRRNLLIRNEEAGAKIYAIDHSHLFYRGRWELTALKRMEELIKVNSSRIYGVLLRRYLDPQDFVPYVTRFCEIPDEKILDMMAHIPTEWQVTNEQKAALTHFIGCRRQLAEDICEAICRLIPDKNRRT
- a CDS encoding aspartyl-phosphate phosphatase Spo0E family protein, producing MDKFYDILAIMEKLRQEMNEVATQKSINDPEVLDVSKKLDEILNQYQKLLRKKQK
- a CDS encoding VOC family protein encodes the protein MSQNIKYTHTNIIAKDWKSLASFYIEVFQCEPIYPERNLTGEWIDKITGIENVRIRGMHLKLPGYTDGPTLEIFEYEPSNLSNAKTVINCQGLTHLAFHVDSVEDVLKKLLDNGGEQLGELIIQKYEGIGTLTVVYACDPEGNIIEIQNWGK
- a CDS encoding recombinase family protein; amino-acid sequence: MAKAIYCRVSTEDQAKRGYSLSDQAAACKAFLVKQGETNIIEYIDDGYSGEFIDRPALTRLRDDVAAGSIESVVVYDPDRLARKLSIQLLVAEEIEKSKVALHFVTGDYDASPDGRLFFSMRGAIAEFEKAKILDRTLRGKRKKASQGKIIMDFGLFGYDYDKKNCSYIINKGESEVVQKIFYMATTNNLSVQGIQKELNRLVIPSPTGKYLWPTSSIHNLLTNMTYTGTFISMKKRYKKVGIKTKIKMERPKDEWISIPVPPIIDKITFERVQQHLKANKATPRKPLAYPFLLSGILFCGVCGCRMLTHHCLFRNGTYKAYYQCATQRYANRRNAGITCESRTLPADAIDTDLWNKLLKAIYNPAELKKFMSKNHKKADNGTDLLRLISLEGELIKRRETIAKWFRQQMLSEEEAEKELSEIKTQLTGIQERKNILKPPESKEMIVTPSLEETFNKLRPLIESGNELNPEEKKQIIHALLSKVTITRTDHHQGKGARKKLPEFKISWETI
- a CDS encoding L,D-transpeptidase is translated as MSCSYIHVFSKPWLIGQMVSNGCIRMHNVHAEDIFSLASLGTPVFIRD